A part of Ziziphus jujuba cultivar Dongzao chromosome 8, ASM3175591v1 genomic DNA contains:
- the LOC125419772 gene encoding disease resistance protein RPV1-like, translating to MLKNLVPSSISFQNLEILTISECHGMLNLMSSQTAKSMNRLKEMKISDCQRLTEIISDKLEGDHDTESSEIVLSGLKSLEIYMLPSLTSFNLGKYMMGFPELESLVVSGCSEMQCFSVHGIISTPKLNELRLDGNWRIRDIHYYLSENYASSARCLDELVEILECRKSFGRLVWPVFLGVKPSEVINQTGNFEKALAEYQGSSDRKKEKLAKWKDALTQASNLSGWHLGDGYESLLIQRIVEAAEAALRKINRRVPLHVAKYPVGIEDRFVESEPLIDVGTGKNDVKFIGIYGIGGVGKTTIAKALFNKFADEFEGSSFLANVIETSKQNLGFVQLQGKLLFDMLGDKNLKVGNVIEVSIS from the exons ATGTTGAAGAACTTAGTCCCATCCTCAATatcatttcaaaatttagaaatactGACAATCTCTGAGTGCCATGGAATGCTAAATTTAATGTCTTCCCAAACTGCCAAAAGCATGAACCGTCTGAAAGAGATGAAGATAAGTGATTGCCAAAGATTGACGGAAATTATCTCAGATAAGCTGGAAGGTGATCATGATACAGAAAGTAGTGAAATAGTTTTGAGCGGATTGAaaagtttggaaatttatatGCTACCAAGCCTCACAAGCTTCAATTTAGGGAAATATATGATGGGATTTCCAGAGTTGGAAAGTCTAGTTGTAAGTGGGTGCTCTGAGATGCAATGTTTCTCTGTTCATGGTATTATAAGCACCCCAAAATTGAATGAACTTCGACTGGATG GCAATTGGAGAATCAGAGATATCCATTATTATCTCTCCGAAAACTATGCATCTTCAGCACGGTGTTTGGATGAACTGGTTGAGATCCTTGAATGTCGGAAATCATTTGGGCGACTAGTTTGGCCAGTCTTCTTGGGAGTGAAGCCTTCTGAAGTAATAAACCAGACAGGCAATTTTGAAAAAGCATTGGCTGAATATCAAGGAAGTTCAGATAGGAAGAAGGAAAAGCTTGCTAAATGGAAGGATGCTTTGACCCAAGCTTCCAATCTATCTGGGTGGCATCTAGGTGATGG ATATGAATCTCTACTGATCCAAAGAATTGTTGAAGCTGCAGAAGCTGCACTAAGAAAAATCAATCGTAGAGTACCTCTACATGTTGCCAAATATCCAGTTGGAATTGAAGATCGCTTCGTGGAATCGGAACCCCTAATCGATGTTGGAACTGGAAAGAATGATGTGAAATTCATAGGGATCTATGGAATTGGTGGTGTAGGTAAGACCACAATTGCCAAAgctttattcaataaatttgctGATGAATTTGAAGGCTCCAGCTTCCTCGCAAATGTAATAGAAACATCGAAGCAGAATCTTGGTTTTGTTCAACTACAAGGAAAACTTCTGTTTGACATGCTGGGGGATAAAAATTTGAAGGTTGGCAATGTCATAGAGGTATCAATATCATAA